A stretch of Dromaius novaehollandiae isolate bDroNov1 chromosome 8, bDroNov1.hap1, whole genome shotgun sequence DNA encodes these proteins:
- the TMEM121 gene encoding transmembrane protein 121, translating into MVLPPPDKRHVCLTTIVIMTSMAFMDAYLVEQNQGPRKIGVCIIVLVGDICFLIVLRYVAVWVGAEVKTAKRGYAMILWFLYIFVLEIKLYFIFQNYKADKKNLETVARKALTLLLSICVPGLYLVLVALDSMEYIRTFRKKEDLRGRLFWVALDLLDILDIQANLWEPHRTGLPIWAEGLMFFYCYILLLILPCVSLSEISMQGEHIAPQKMMLYPVLSLVTINIVTIFIRAINMVLFQDSRVSTIFIGKNIIAIATKACTFLEYKRQVKEFPQNAIALELQQNSLSHNQTIHSAQGIPHEPSPTSEILDT; encoded by the coding sequence ATGGTGCTGCCACCGCCTGACAAGCGCCACGTGTGTCTGACCACCATTGTCATCATGACCAGCATGGCCTTCATGGATGCCTATCTGGTGGAGCAGAACCAGGGGCCCCGCAAGATTGGCGTCTGCATCATTGTGCTGGTGGGGGACATCTGCTTCCTCATCGTGCTGCGCTATGTGGCGGTGTGGGTGGGGGCAGAGGTGAAGACGGCCAAGCGGGGCTATGCCATGATCCTTTGGTTCCTGTACATCTTCGTGCTGGAGATCAAGCTATATTTCATCTTTCAGAATTACAAAGCTGACAAGAAGAACCTGGAGACGGTGGCCAGGAAAGCCCTGACCCTGCTCCTCTCCATCTGCGTGCCAGGGCTCTACTTGGTGCTGGTGGCCTTGGACAGCATGGAGTATATACGGACCTTTCGGAAGAAAGAGGACCTACGGGGGCGTCTCTTCTGGGTGGCCCTCGACCTGCTGGATATCTTGGACATCCAGGCCAACCTGTGGGAGCCGCACAGGACTGGCCTGCCCATCTGGGCAGAGGGGCTCATGTTCTTCTACTGCTACATCCTCCTCCTGATCCTGCCTTGCGTGTCCCTCAGTGAGATCAGCATGCAAGGGGAGCACATTGCCCCGCAGAAAATGATGCTCTACCCCGTCCTCAGTTTGGTCACCATTAACATTGTCACCATTTTCATCCGGGCCATCAACATGGTCTTGTTCCAAGACAGCAGGGTCTCCACCATCTTTATTGGCAAGAACATCATTGCGATAGCCACCAAGGCGTGCACTTTCCTTGAGTACAAGCGGCAGGTGAAGGAGTTCCCCCAGAACGCCATCGCCCTGGAGCTCCAGCAGAACTCCCTCTCCCACAACCAGACCATCCACAGCGCACAGGGCATTCCCCACGAGCCGTCGCCCACCAGCGAGATCCTCGACACATGA